A genomic window from Hippocampus zosterae strain Florida chromosome 13, ASM2543408v3, whole genome shotgun sequence includes:
- the cnrip1a gene encoding CB1 cannabinoid receptor-interacting protein 1a: MDDVPALVHISISLWIQPNDGDVFFKVDGSRFGQTRTIKLLTGSKYKIQVLVKPGAVEATSMNIGGVVFPLEEQSRDADHVVYHGRYDTEGVPHTKSGDRQPVQVSIQFERAGIFETVWQAKYYNYYKREHCHFGNKFSSIEYECKPNETRTLMWINKEAFN, from the exons ATGGACGATGTCCCGGCGCTGGTTCACATCTCCATCTCGTTGTGGATCCAACCCAACGACGGTGACGTTTTCTTCAAGGTGGACGGAAGCCGCTTCGGGCAAACCCGAACCATCAAGCTGCTCACGGGCTCCAAGTACAAAATCCAAGTGCTCGTCAAGCCCGGCGCCGTCGAGGCCAC GAGCATGAACATCGGCGGCGTGGTGTTCCCTCTGGAGGAGCAGTCGCGAGACGCCGATCACGTCGTCTATCACGGACGCTACGACACCGAGGGCGTCCCGCACACCAAGAGCGGCGACCGGCAGCCCGTGCAAGTCAGCATACAG tttgaGCGCGCGGGCATCTTCGAGACGGTGTGGCAGGCCAAGTACTACAACTACTACAAGCGCGAGCACTGCCACTTTGGGAACAAATTCAGCAGCATCGAGTACGAGTGCAAACCCAACGAGACGCGCACCCTCATGTGGATCAACAAGGAGGCCTTCAACTGA